One genomic region from Arthrobacter sp. YN encodes:
- a CDS encoding nucleoside deaminase, giving the protein MKTYPPELLKVMEEAVARCVTHVEAGGLPFVGVVVDDKRVISTFGVNQVRETRDPTAHAEIVAMRDAMSAQGRTDLTGAVLLATGEPCGLCYRFAIDHGIETIYVAIDRDTVAEWGFDYRSSYSSLEVSDERRAGLYHPLPVEHGNEPFIRHLQTPGLTERKDLRSHNHLN; this is encoded by the coding sequence ATGAAGACCTATCCTCCAGAGCTGCTGAAAGTAATGGAGGAAGCTGTCGCGCGCTGCGTTACCCACGTTGAGGCTGGCGGATTGCCCTTCGTGGGGGTAGTCGTTGATGACAAGCGCGTCATTTCGACGTTTGGCGTCAATCAGGTTCGGGAGACGCGCGATCCGACCGCGCACGCCGAAATTGTGGCAATGCGGGACGCAATGTCGGCTCAGGGACGCACGGACCTGACCGGCGCAGTGCTGTTGGCAACGGGCGAGCCGTGCGGGCTTTGTTACCGGTTCGCGATCGACCACGGCATCGAAACCATCTACGTCGCCATCGACCGCGACACGGTGGCCGAGTGGGGCTTCGACTATCGCTCCAGCTACTCGTCGCTGGAGGTATCCGATGAACGTCGCGCCGGGCTTTACCATCCACTCCCCGTTGAGCATGGCAACGAGCCATTCATACGCCATCTGCAAACGCCAGGACTCACCGAGCGCAAAGATCTGCGCTCACACAACCACTTGAACTGA
- a CDS encoding heme-degrading domain-containing protein, producing MTDSPRLAELRQQEEELVFASFDHHDAWRLGSLIANHAIASEFGVAIDIRRHNIVLFRCVLPGATADQEEWIRRKSASVLRFEHSTAFLGEQFAERNPLGGGWLAPEDYTLDGGSFPIRVRDAGVVGAVTVSGLSSDEDHQMVVDGIRNYLKTVAA from the coding sequence ATGACTGATTCACCCCGCCTCGCTGAACTCCGCCAGCAGGAAGAAGAGCTGGTCTTCGCTTCGTTCGATCACCATGACGCTTGGCGGCTCGGCTCACTGATAGCCAACCATGCCATCGCTTCGGAGTTCGGGGTTGCGATCGATATCCGCCGGCACAACATCGTCCTCTTCCGCTGCGTGCTGCCCGGCGCCACGGCCGACCAGGAAGAGTGGATCCGCCGCAAGTCCGCATCCGTGCTGCGGTTCGAGCACAGCACGGCGTTCTTGGGTGAACAATTCGCCGAGCGCAACCCACTCGGTGGTGGGTGGCTGGCTCCGGAGGACTACACGTTGGACGGCGGTTCTTTCCCCATCCGTGTGCGTGATGCCGGCGTGGTCGGTGCCGTCACGGTGTCCGGCTTGTCGTCGGACGAGGACCACCAGATGGTGGTGGATGGCATCCGGAACTACTTGAAGACGGTGGCGGCCTAG
- a CDS encoding DMT family transporter, with protein MNWLYLGIAVIFEVAVGILAGKAQGFTKLWWTIATLISGAIATFFLSLALLTFDVGVGYAIWTSVAGVGIVIIGALFLSQRLTWKKFLGIAVVIAGVVGLNLSAAA; from the coding sequence ATGAACTGGCTCTACCTGGGCATCGCCGTCATCTTCGAGGTTGCCGTCGGCATCCTAGCCGGAAAAGCACAAGGCTTTACCAAACTCTGGTGGACGATCGCCACTCTCATCAGCGGCGCAATCGCTACTTTCTTCCTCAGCCTTGCACTCCTGACGTTCGACGTTGGAGTGGGATACGCGATCTGGACCAGTGTCGCAGGCGTCGGGATTGTCATCATCGGCGCCCTTTTCCTCTCCCAGCGCCTGACCTGGAAGAAATTCCTCGGCATCGCCGTCGTCATCGCCGGTGTCGTAGGGCTGAACCTCAGCGCCGCCGCCTGA
- a CDS encoding Gfo/Idh/MocA family protein, translated as MTLSNGTSDGTIRWGILGTGFIAGLQTKDLKENGFTVQAVGSRSLESSESFAEEYGVATAHGSYEDLVADPLVDVVYVATPHPFHHANALLALNAGKHVLVEKAFTMNAREAQDIVDLAESKGLVALEAMWTRFLPHMIRLRDIIASGTIGEVRKVVASHNQSLPKDPAHRLNDPALGGGALLDLGIYPISFAFDILGTPSAVRASASMSATGVDRQTAAIFEYANGAQALVDCELDAASANRAMVIGTDGWIDIEHTWYNPVPFTVHAVDGSVVERYDQPVASRGMQYQAAELERLVRAGSTAGTILPPRETVAIMAAMDEIRRQIGLRYESDAVVEGTKND; from the coding sequence GTGACCCTCAGCAACGGCACCTCCGATGGAACAATCCGCTGGGGAATCCTCGGCACAGGATTCATCGCAGGGCTCCAGACCAAGGACTTGAAGGAGAATGGTTTCACGGTGCAAGCCGTGGGATCGCGCTCGTTGGAATCGAGTGAGTCGTTCGCTGAGGAGTACGGCGTGGCTACCGCGCACGGCAGCTATGAGGATCTGGTAGCGGACCCGTTGGTTGACGTGGTCTATGTGGCCACGCCACACCCTTTCCACCACGCGAATGCCCTGCTGGCACTCAACGCTGGAAAGCATGTCCTGGTGGAGAAGGCGTTCACCATGAACGCCCGCGAGGCGCAGGACATCGTTGACCTCGCGGAATCCAAGGGGCTCGTTGCCTTGGAGGCCATGTGGACGCGGTTCCTGCCGCACATGATCCGTCTGCGCGACATCATCGCGTCAGGCACTATCGGCGAGGTCCGGAAGGTGGTGGCCAGCCACAACCAAAGCCTCCCCAAGGATCCAGCCCACCGGCTGAACGATCCCGCACTGGGCGGCGGAGCGCTCCTGGACCTGGGCATTTACCCGATCTCCTTCGCGTTCGACATCCTGGGCACCCCTTCCGCGGTACGGGCCAGCGCCTCCATGTCGGCCACCGGTGTGGACCGGCAAACGGCAGCGATTTTCGAGTATGCCAACGGTGCCCAGGCCTTGGTGGACTGCGAGCTCGACGCCGCCAGCGCCAACCGCGCCATGGTCATCGGGACCGACGGCTGGATCGACATCGAACACACCTGGTACAACCCCGTTCCCTTCACGGTTCATGCCGTGGATGGGAGCGTTGTTGAACGGTATGACCAGCCCGTCGCCAGCCGTGGAATGCAGTACCAAGCTGCCGAACTGGAGCGTTTAGTTCGGGCCGGTTCCACTGCTGGAACCATCCTGCCGCCACGTGAGACTGTGGCCATCATGGCCGCGATGGATGAGATCCGCCGTCAGATCGGGCTTCGCTACGAGTCCGATGCCGTCGTGGAAGGTACGAAAAATGACTGA
- a CDS encoding MarR family winged helix-turn-helix transcriptional regulator, with amino-acid sequence MDSSSDSAGEVRTRDLSADWCQVAAVVAAVDTTLGKWLAETYGIGLTEYRAALLLGRASGNELRITELAHRVGLTQSSVTRLVGRMESKHLVVRDTCPDDGRGVYAVITDRGLDAIKEIREPYEAKICELLQNAAKHYPQLDIVDLDHTFETIGKLIS; translated from the coding sequence ATGGACTCTTCTTCTGATTCGGCGGGGGAGGTCCGCACGCGCGACCTCAGCGCAGACTGGTGCCAGGTTGCCGCAGTCGTGGCTGCGGTAGACACTACCCTCGGTAAGTGGCTCGCGGAAACCTACGGTATCGGCCTTACCGAGTACCGTGCAGCGCTCCTCCTCGGCAGGGCCTCGGGCAACGAGCTGCGAATCACGGAGCTTGCACACAGGGTCGGACTCACTCAGAGCTCAGTGACACGACTGGTGGGTCGCATGGAGAGTAAGCATCTGGTCGTCCGCGACACCTGTCCCGACGATGGGCGGGGTGTGTATGCAGTGATCACCGACCGGGGGCTGGATGCAATCAAGGAAATCCGCGAGCCCTACGAGGCCAAGATCTGTGAATTGCTGCAGAATGCAGCAAAGCATTACCCGCAGCTCGACATTGTGGACTTGGACCACACCTTCGAAACGATCGGTAAGTTGATTTCCTGA
- a CDS encoding DMT family transporter, with the protein MTTTTDTSNSSAKIAAETKTGPWAALLLAGVFEVGYALSVNGSEGFTNLTWSLIAIVFFLFTLFFLSVALKKIDVGIGYAVWAGIGAVGAALLGPVFFDETLTLTKAFWLAVIIGGVVWLKLADSPTIEARKQTTGKTTPEPTQ; encoded by the coding sequence ATGACCACCACAACAGACACTTCAAACAGTTCGGCAAAGATTGCAGCCGAGACGAAAACAGGCCCATGGGCAGCCCTGCTGCTAGCCGGAGTATTCGAGGTCGGCTACGCCCTCAGCGTGAACGGAAGCGAGGGGTTTACCAATCTCACATGGTCTCTGATTGCAATTGTGTTCTTCCTCTTCACCCTCTTCTTCCTCAGCGTGGCCCTAAAGAAAATCGACGTTGGGATCGGCTACGCAGTGTGGGCAGGGATCGGTGCGGTGGGGGCCGCACTTCTGGGCCCTGTCTTCTTCGACGAAACTCTGACCTTGACCAAGGCGTTCTGGCTGGCAGTCATCATCGGGGGTGTCGTCTGGCTCAAACTCGCCGACAGCCCCACGATCGAAGCCAGGAAGCAAACCACCGGGAAAACCACTCCTGAACCAACTCAGTAA
- a CDS encoding DsbA family oxidoreductase: MSTKVDVFVDYVCPFCFLAEDAIEELKRDRDVEVRIRPFELRPTPVPTLRPEDDYLPRIWNASVFPMANRVGVPLKLPSISPQPRTEKAFMVLQLAQEAGKAVVYSNAMYRAFFQDDRDIGDDAVITDVAVSVGLHKADVEAALNSDERRARHRADQDRAVNTVGITSVPGIMIEGILLSGVPDADRLKRAVDSFAGLIADVPGVQS; the protein is encoded by the coding sequence TTGAGCACAAAGGTAGATGTCTTCGTGGACTATGTCTGTCCATTCTGCTTCCTGGCCGAGGACGCGATCGAGGAACTGAAACGAGATCGCGATGTCGAGGTGCGGATCCGTCCGTTCGAGTTGCGGCCCACTCCGGTCCCCACCCTTCGACCGGAGGACGACTACTTGCCGCGCATCTGGAACGCCTCGGTCTTCCCGATGGCCAACCGCGTCGGAGTTCCCCTTAAGCTGCCCTCGATCTCTCCACAGCCGCGGACGGAGAAAGCGTTCATGGTGTTGCAGCTGGCGCAGGAGGCGGGCAAGGCGGTTGTGTACTCCAACGCCATGTATAGAGCGTTCTTCCAGGACGATCGCGACATTGGTGATGATGCGGTGATTACTGACGTCGCCGTCTCTGTTGGACTTCACAAAGCTGATGTGGAAGCGGCACTGAACAGCGACGAACGCCGCGCCAGACACCGCGCCGATCAGGATCGTGCAGTGAACACTGTGGGAATCACCTCAGTGCCGGGAATCATGATCGAAGGAATCCTGCTTAGCGGCGTTCCCGATGCTGACCGGCTGAAGAGGGCGGTTGACAGCTTTGCCGGACTTATCGCTGACGTTCCGGGGGTTCAGTCATGA